The following coding sequences are from one Methanooceanicella nereidis window:
- a CDS encoding NAD(P)/FAD-dependent oxidoreductase, translated as MKSEYDVIVIGAGPAGSQAARAAASEGLDVLLIEKRQEIGDPVRCAEGVGKEGISKFIEPDQRWICAEVTGSRIYSPDGTMVELAEKHSGNEVGYVLERKIFDREIAKLAAKAGAEVQVKTQARGLIIENGYVKGIKGMYRGTEFEARAKVVVGADGVESRVGRWAGINTALKPKDIETCAQFLITDIDIDPTYCEFYIGSKYAPGGYVWVFPKGKREANVGMGMLGSHFKGKHPIEYIREFAEWKFPEGKIIETVVGAVPVSGMLPKLSVNGLVLVGDAGHVSDPITGGGIINALESGDIAGKVIAECIKAGDVSQAKLSKYDHEAREKLGKMLDRNYKVKEVVTGVSDNTMNAVAHSLQGVSFDDISIPKLLTEVVKRNPMVLKELVGLF; from the coding sequence ATGAAGAGTGAGTATGACGTAATAGTCATAGGCGCCGGCCCGGCAGGATCACAGGCTGCACGCGCAGCGGCATCCGAAGGACTGGACGTCCTTCTTATAGAAAAGAGGCAAGAGATAGGCGACCCGGTCAGGTGTGCAGAAGGCGTGGGCAAAGAGGGCATATCAAAATTCATAGAGCCGGACCAGAGATGGATATGCGCCGAAGTGACCGGCTCCAGGATATACTCTCCGGACGGCACAATGGTTGAATTAGCCGAGAAACACTCCGGTAACGAAGTAGGCTATGTCCTCGAGAGAAAGATATTCGACCGCGAGATCGCAAAGCTCGCCGCAAAGGCAGGCGCAGAGGTTCAGGTCAAGACCCAGGCAAGAGGGCTCATCATCGAGAACGGCTACGTCAAAGGCATAAAAGGGATGTACCGTGGCACAGAGTTCGAGGCCCGCGCTAAAGTCGTAGTTGGTGCAGACGGTGTCGAGTCAAGAGTCGGAAGATGGGCCGGTATAAACACCGCCCTGAAGCCGAAGGACATCGAGACCTGCGCACAGTTCCTTATCACTGACATCGACATAGACCCGACATACTGCGAATTCTACATAGGCAGCAAGTATGCGCCGGGCGGATATGTATGGGTATTCCCGAAAGGCAAGAGGGAAGCGAATGTCGGAATGGGCATGCTCGGAAGCCACTTTAAGGGCAAGCACCCGATAGAGTATATCAGGGAGTTCGCAGAGTGGAAGTTCCCCGAAGGCAAGATCATCGAGACCGTCGTAGGTGCGGTTCCTGTAAGCGGAATGCTGCCGAAGCTCTCCGTTAATGGACTGGTGTTAGTGGGAGATGCAGGGCATGTATCTGACCCGATCACTGGCGGAGGTATCATAAACGCTTTAGAGAGCGGTGACATAGCCGGAAAGGTCATAGCGGAATGCATAAAGGCCGGGGACGTGTCTCAGGCTAAACTCTCGAAGTATGATCATGAGGCGAGGGAAAAGCTGGGCAAGATGCTTGACCGCAACTATAAGGTCAAGGAAGTCGTGACCGGCGTTAGCGACAATACCATGAACGCGGTGGCGCACTCGCTGCAGGGTGTAAGCTTTGATGATATTTCGATACCGAAGCTTTTGACTGAGGTAGTTAAGCGCAACCCGATGGTATTAAAAGAACTTGTAGGGCTCTTCTGA
- a CDS encoding GxxExxY protein has product MDFDEKHSGKRLVENVLSERKAREYRPIPEGTERIVKEVIDACFSVHSETGTGLLESVYEDCLFEELRLRGIFSESQVDIPLNYKGVRIGSRLRLDLLVENQIIVEIKSIESILPVHKSQLITYLKLSGNRIGLIVNFNTPHLRDGISRIVY; this is encoded by the coding sequence ATGGATTTCGATGAGAAACATTCCGGTAAAAGGCTTGTTGAAAATGTTCTTAGTGAGAGAAAAGCACGAGAGTATCGTCCTATCCCTGAGGGGACTGAAAGAATAGTGAAAGAAGTTATTGATGCTTGTTTTAGTGTACATTCTGAAACAGGGACGGGTTTGCTGGAAAGTGTTTATGAGGATTGTCTTTTTGAGGAGTTAAGGTTACGGGGGATATTTTCGGAATCTCAGGTCGATATTCCTTTAAACTATAAGGGTGTTAGGATAGGGTCCAGATTAAGGCTGGATTTACTGGTCGAGAATCAGATCATTGTTGAAATCAAGTCTATTGAGTCTATATTACCTGTCCATAAATCACAATTGATAACCTACCTGAAGTTATCCGGTAACAGGATAGGGCTAATAGTGAATTTTAACACTCCACATCTCAGGGATGGCATTTCTCGGATAGTCTACTAA
- a CDS encoding type II toxin-antitoxin system HicA family toxin → MPRLPVVSGYDAVRLLEKIGYQKVRQKGSHLTLKKLTVTGEHSIQVPLHDELDKGTLNSILTRVSERNIVEKEKLVELLSGN, encoded by the coding sequence TTGCCGAGACTGCCAGTTGTTAGCGGGTATGATGCTGTCAGGCTACTGGAAAAGATCGGGTATCAAAAAGTAAGGCAAAAGGGAAGTCATCTGACACTTAAGAAACTGACCGTGACAGGCGAACATTCGATACAGGTGCCCTTACACGATGAACTTGATAAAGGGACTTTAAACAGTATCCTGACAAGAGTATCGGAGCGTAATATCGTTGAAAAAGAAAAACTGGTCGAATTATTGTCCGGCAATTGA
- a CDS encoding DEAD/DEAH box helicase: MVNVFNLLDERIQEALSKLGMTTPTDTQERAIPVILNNKNTLVIAPTGTGKTESAMLPVMNDILKMSGDDRAGIKAIYITPLRALNRDMLKRLNWWSKELDISISVRHGDTTQHERRKQVLKPPEVLITTPETLQAMLVGPRMKHNLRSLAYVVVDEVHDLASSKRGTQLSIGLERLAKFSKFKRIGLSATVGSPEEVAKFLAGTERDVKIVEVSIAKSLDFHVTQPEVNHSDKQMARKLLTDPDIAAQIRIMIDIIDKNKSTLMFVNTRQSAEAISARFKKLEENIAVHHGSLSKDARIEAEDSFKEGRVKALVCTSSMELGIDIGDIDHVIQYMSPREVSRLLQRVGRAGHRIGETSTGTIITINEDDSAEAWAIARRAHEGEIERMDLHTKSYDALANQICAMALEYGDISSEEVLSIVRKAYPYRDLSRKEFDDVCKQLMEERLIFVNPENGMINKKGKTREYIFENLSMIPDEKRYDVYDVISGRQIGTLDEAFVINFAELGSIFITKGEMWRIVEVTEDRVKVEPIENPQGEVPSWTGEEIPVPFNVAMEVGAIRRIVEEMPDASVKEAVDKIMSAYPTDEYTARKFVEYVRKQIADNFPVPTDKKVVVEDEDKTIMINACFGHKVNETLGRVITALLASKFGSGVAMEIDPYRIKLELPRRIRATDIVKMIKDLEPIYVEPIIEKTLKNTILLKWKMVHVARKFGALSKDVDYERISMEKLLKVFEGTPMYEEAVREIFHDKLDIDMTKMVLEKIRREEIKLIPGRLSPIGNAGFTGGRELMAPETADRSIIMALKDRIMNDHVLLFCLTCQKYSAKKKVMNVDESPECPICGSKMIAALKPWEKDEMELVKKAATLKSEEDRTKVKRVYRNANLVLSHGKTAVIALASRGIGPDTASRVIRKLRDDEEDFYRDILRAERDYVRTKRFWV; the protein is encoded by the coding sequence ATGGTCAATGTTTTTAATCTATTAGACGAACGGATACAGGAAGCTCTTTCTAAGCTCGGTATGACTACTCCGACGGACACGCAGGAGAGGGCCATCCCTGTCATACTGAACAACAAGAACACTCTTGTCATAGCTCCCACGGGTACTGGCAAGACCGAGTCTGCCATGCTGCCCGTGATGAACGATATTTTAAAAATGTCCGGCGATGACCGTGCCGGCATCAAGGCGATTTACATCACGCCTCTCAGGGCGCTCAACAGGGACATGCTGAAGAGGCTTAACTGGTGGTCGAAAGAGCTGGATATTTCAATAAGTGTGCGCCACGGCGATACGACACAGCATGAGCGCAGGAAGCAGGTGCTCAAGCCGCCCGAAGTACTGATCACCACGCCCGAAACATTACAGGCCATGCTCGTCGGCCCGAGAATGAAGCACAACCTTCGCTCACTCGCATACGTCGTGGTCGACGAAGTCCACGACCTGGCTTCTTCAAAGAGGGGTACGCAGCTTTCGATAGGGCTGGAGAGGCTGGCCAAATTCTCGAAGTTCAAGAGGATAGGGTTATCAGCTACAGTCGGCAGCCCGGAAGAAGTGGCGAAATTCCTCGCAGGGACTGAAAGGGACGTTAAGATAGTAGAGGTATCCATCGCTAAATCGCTCGATTTCCACGTCACACAGCCCGAAGTCAACCATAGCGACAAGCAAATGGCAAGAAAGCTGCTGACAGACCCGGATATCGCGGCGCAGATCCGGATAATGATAGATATCATAGATAAGAACAAGTCCACGCTGATGTTCGTCAACACCAGGCAGTCGGCCGAGGCAATCAGCGCCCGGTTTAAGAAGCTGGAAGAGAATATCGCGGTGCATCACGGCTCTCTTTCAAAGGATGCCCGGATAGAGGCGGAGGACTCTTTCAAGGAAGGCCGTGTCAAAGCTCTTGTATGCACGTCCTCCATGGAATTAGGCATCGACATAGGCGACATCGACCATGTCATCCAGTACATGTCCCCTCGTGAGGTCTCAAGGCTTTTACAGCGTGTCGGAAGGGCAGGACACCGAATAGGCGAGACATCCACAGGAACTATCATCACTATAAACGAAGACGACTCGGCGGAGGCATGGGCTATCGCTCGCCGCGCCCACGAAGGCGAGATCGAGCGGATGGACCTTCACACAAAATCCTACGACGCCCTTGCAAACCAGATATGCGCCATGGCGCTCGAATACGGCGACATCAGTTCCGAAGAAGTACTGAGCATCGTAAGAAAGGCGTATCCATACAGGGATCTATCCAGAAAGGAATTCGACGATGTCTGCAAACAGCTTATGGAAGAGCGGCTTATCTTCGTAAACCCCGAAAACGGCATGATAAACAAGAAAGGCAAGACCAGAGAGTACATCTTCGAAAACCTTTCCATGATACCCGACGAAAAGCGGTATGACGTATACGACGTCATCAGCGGACGCCAGATAGGGACTCTTGACGAGGCATTCGTCATTAACTTTGCAGAATTAGGCTCGATATTCATCACTAAAGGCGAGATGTGGCGCATAGTGGAAGTCACCGAGGACCGTGTCAAGGTCGAGCCCATAGAGAACCCGCAGGGTGAAGTGCCGTCCTGGACGGGCGAAGAGATACCGGTGCCTTTCAACGTGGCAATGGAAGTCGGCGCTATAAGAAGGATCGTCGAGGAGATGCCCGACGCCTCTGTGAAAGAGGCTGTGGATAAAATAATGTCGGCTTACCCGACCGATGAGTACACCGCCCGAAAATTCGTCGAATATGTCAGAAAGCAGATAGCTGATAATTTCCCTGTGCCTACTGACAAAAAGGTCGTCGTCGAGGATGAGGATAAGACCATAATGATCAACGCCTGTTTCGGGCATAAGGTCAACGAGACGCTGGGGAGGGTCATAACCGCATTGCTCGCGTCAAAGTTCGGCAGCGGCGTTGCGATGGAGATCGACCCATACAGGATAAAGCTTGAACTGCCGCGGCGCATACGAGCGACTGACATCGTCAAGATGATAAAGGACCTCGAACCCATATATGTAGAGCCTATCATTGAAAAGACACTCAAGAACACGATACTTTTAAAATGGAAGATGGTGCACGTCGCCAGGAAGTTCGGCGCGTTATCCAAAGATGTGGACTACGAGCGCATTTCCATGGAAAAACTTCTGAAGGTCTTCGAAGGCACACCGATGTACGAGGAGGCTGTCCGCGAAATATTCCACGATAAGCTGGACATCGACATGACCAAGATGGTGCTCGAAAAGATCAGGAGAGAAGAGATCAAGCTTATACCGGGACGATTAAGCCCTATCGGTAATGCGGGCTTCACCGGTGGAAGAGAGCTGATGGCGCCAGAGACTGCAGACCGTTCCATTATAATGGCGCTAAAGGACCGGATAATGAACGACCACGTCCTACTGTTCTGTCTTACGTGCCAGAAATATTCCGCAAAGAAAAAGGTCATGAACGTCGACGAGTCTCCGGAGTGCCCGATCTGCGGCTCAAAGATGATCGCTGCGTTAAAGCCATGGGAAAAGGACGAGATGGAACTTGTGAAGAAAGCCGCGACTTTAAAATCAGAGGAAGACCGGACAAAAGTTAAAAGGGTATACCGGAACGCGAACCTTGTGCTGTCTCACGGTAAGACCGCTGTGATAGCGCTGGCTTCCCGGGGCATAGGGCCGGATACGGCATCCCGTGTCATTAGAAAGCTGCGGGATGACGAAGAAGACTTTTACAGGGATATTCTAAGGGCCGAAAGGGATTACGTAAGAACAAAACGCTTCTGGGTTTGA